From Syngnathus scovelli strain Florida chromosome 14, RoL_Ssco_1.2, whole genome shotgun sequence, one genomic window encodes:
- the wdr35 gene encoding WD repeat-containing protein 35 — translation MFIYLSKKIAIPNSIHLKCVSWNKDQGFIACGGDDGLLKVLKLETQTDDAKLKGLAAPSNLSMNQTLGGHSGAVQVVTWNEQHEKLTTSDQNGLIIVWMLYKGAWYEEMINNRNKSVVRSMSWNADGQKICIVYEDGAVIVGSVDGNRIWGKELKGNQLAHVAWSPDSKVLLFGMANGEVQIFDNHGNFIMKLTISCLTNVTGAIRIAGIHWYSGTGGYVEPDCPCLAICFQNGRCQIMRYETDENPVCIDTTMNVVSIQWNHCGSVLAVAGSLRALNSDVEINVVQFYTPFGEHLRTLKVPGKQMTGVAWEGGGLRISLAVDSYIYFANIRPDYKWGYCCSTVVYAFTKPERQDYCVVFWDTKNNEKCVKYVKSLMSITTSGDFCTLASKADDTQLQGNAEPDTESHAKYVLILCNSIGTPLDSKYIDICPLFVTMTRTHVIAASKEAFYLWQYRVANKLTALEINQVTRTKKEGRERLYHIDSSPTGVNDNGEDFAKAFTATRDPICCITATDNTLMMGRESGLIHRYSLPNVVLIQKYTMNRAHHLSLNCNSSRLAVIDISGVLTLLDMEIQASSGDAPGNPVSGGDPSKLERKDVWDMKWAKDNPDLFAMMEKTRMYVFRNLDPEEPIQTSGYICSFEDLEIKSVLLDEIMKDPEKPNKDNLINFEIRSLRDSRALIEKVGITDASQFIEDNPHPRLWRLLAEAALQQLDLKTAEQAFVRCKDNQGIEFVKRLGNLQSEPMKQAEVAAYFSSFEEAERMYLDMDRRDLAISLRMKLGDWFRVLQLLKTGSGDCDDTLLEQAYNAIGDYFADRQKWVNAVQYYVQGRHQEKLAECYYMLEDYENLEKLTNSLPENHKLLPEIGQMFTTVGMCEQAVNAYLKCNQAKAAVDTCVHLNQWNKAVELARNHNMREIKPLLSKYASHLLEKNKILEAVELYQKAHHFLDAAKLMFKIADEEAKKRTRPLRVKKLYVLAARLVENHQEQKKTLQQSKAKGKKSEATFALAGLLEEDTTPSDNRVLDNAWRGAEAYHFFLLAQRQLYEGYTENAMHTALHLREYEDIIPAVEIYSLLAICSSASRAFGTCSQAFIKLEALESVDPEQRLLYEDLALEIFTKHVPKDSRRLELDVEGTSEKLPTCIVSGLPIQDRQLWMCSVCKHCAQSNEISKYNFCPLCHSSVG, via the exons ATGTTTATCTACCTCAGCAAGAAG aTTGCTATTCCCAACAGTATTCACTTGAAATGTGTCTCTTGGAACAAAGATCAGGGCTTTATTGCCTGTGGAGGGGATGATGGCCTCTTAAAAGTGCTCAAACTTGAAACTCAGACAG ATGATGCCAAACTTAAGGGTCTTGCTGCACCCAGTAATTTGTCAATGAACCAGACTTTGGGAGGGCACAGTG GTGCTGTACAAGTAGTCACTTGGAACGAACAGCACGAAAAACTAACAACCAGTGACCAGAATGGACTCATCATTGTATGGATGCTGTACAAAG GCGCATGGTACGAGGAAATGATCAATAATCGGAATAAATCGGTGGTGAGGAGCATGAGTTGGAATGCTGATGGTCAAAAGATCTGCATTGTGTATGAAGATGGGGCTGTCATTGTTGGATCTGTGGATG GTAACCGGATTTGGGGAAAGGAGCTGAAGGGAAATCAGCTTGCACATGTGGCATGGTCTCCAGACAGCAAGGTCTTGCTTTTTGGCATGGCCAACGGGGAAGTTCAAATCTTTGACAACCATGGCAATTTCATT ATGAAACTGACCATCAGCTGTCTGACTAACGTGACAGGAGCAATTAGAATAGCAGGTATCCACTGGTACTCAGGAACAGGCGGTTACGTCGAACCCGACTGCCCGTGTCTCGCTATCTGCTTTCAAAATGGAAGGTGTCAGATTATGCGCTACGAGACGGATGAAA ACCCTGTGTGTATTGACACCACGATGAATGTGGTCAGTATTCAGTGGAACCATTGCGGTAGTGTGCTGGCAGTGGCCGGTTCCCTCAGAGCTTTGAACTCAGACGTAGAAATCAACGTGGTGCAGTTTTATACACCTTTCGGAGAG CACTTGAGAACCTTGAAAGTACCTGGGAAACAGATGACAGGAGTTGCTTGGGAAGGAGGAGGCCTGCGGATCAGCCTGGCTGTCGATTCCTACATTTATTTTGCTAATATCAGACCAGATTACAAG TGGGGCTATTGTTGCAGCACAGTAGTCTATGCCTTCACAAAGCCAGAGCGTCAAGATTATTGTGTGGTTTTCTGGGACactaaaaacaatgaaaaatgtGTCAAGTATGTCAAGAGCCTCATGTCCATCACCACATCAGGGGACTTCTGCACCCTGGCCAGCAAGGCCGATGACACCCAGCTCCAG GGAAACGCTGAGCCAGACACCGAGAGTCATGCAAAG TATGTCCTTATTCTTTGCAACTCAATCGGGACTCCATTGGACTCCAAGTACATCGATATAT GTCCATTGTTCGTGACCATGACCAGGACACATGTGATCGCTGCATCTAAAGAGGCTTTTTACTTGTGGCAATACAGAGTAGCAAATAAATTAACTGCCTTGGAGATCAACCAAGTAACCAGAACTAAGAAAGAGGGAAGGGAAAG gctgtaTCACATTGACAGCAGTCCAACTGGAGTCAATGACAATGGAGAGGACTTTGCAAAAGCCTTCACA GCAACGAGAGATCCCATATGTTGCATCACAGCAACGGATAATACTTTGATGATG GGCCGCGAATCAGGTCTTATCCACAGATATAGCCTGCCGAATGTTGTTCTCATCCAGAAATACACCATGAACAGAGCCCATCATCTTTCTTTAAACTGCAACTCCAG TCGACTGGCCGTTATTGACATCTCAGGCGTGCTAACTTTGCTGGACATGGAGATTCAGGCGTCCTCAGGCGATGCCCCTGGCAATCCGGTCTCAGGTGGGGATCCATCAAAGCTTGAACGCAAAGATGTTTGGGATATGAAGTGGGCAAAGGACAACCCTGATCTGTTTGCCATGATGGAAAAGACCAGGATGTATGTCTTCAGGAATTTAGACCCAGAG GAACCCATTCAAACATCTGGATATATCTGCAGCTTTGAGGACCTGGAAATCAAATCTGTCCTGCTTGATGAAATcatgaag GACCCAGAGAAACCCAATAAAGACAATCTCATCAACTTTGAAATCCGTTCTTTGAGAGACAGCCGCGCTCTCATTGAAAAAGTGGGAATCACGGATGCTTCGCAGTTCATTGAGGATAATCCACACCCAAGACTCTG GCGTCTGCTGGCTGAGGCGGCGCTCCAACAACTGGACTTGAAGACGGCTGAGCAGGCATTCGTCCGCTGCAAAGACAACCAGGGCATTGAGTTTGTCAAGCGGCTGGGCAACCTGCAGAGTGAGCCCATGAAACAGGCGGAGGTGGCGGCTTACTTCAGCAGCTTTGAGGAGGCCGAGCGCATGTACTTGGACATGGACCGCAG GGACCTCGCTATTAGTCTTCGGATGAAATTGGGAGACTGGTTCAGAGTGCTCCAGCTGCTTAAAACTGGCTCTGGGGACTGTGATGACACTCTCCTGGAGCAGGCCTACAATGCGATCGGAGACTACTTTGCTGACAGACAAAAATG GGTCAACGCGGTGCAGTACTACGTTCAAGGGCGCCACCAGGAGAAGTTAGCAGAATGCTACTACATGTTGGAGGACTATGAGAACCTTGAGAAGTTGACCAATTCGCTACCAGAAAATCATAAGCTTTTGCCG GAGATTGGCCAGATGTTTACCACCGTGGGCATGTGTGAACAAGCCGTGAATGCTTACCTTAAATGCAACCAGGCCAAGGCTGCTGTTGACACATGTGTCCATCTGAACCAG TGGAACAAAGCAGTGGAACTTGCCAGAAACCATAATATGAGGGAGATTAAACCTCTTCTGTCCAAATACGCTTCACATCTTCTTGAGAAGAACAAAATACTAGAGGCAGTAGAATTGTATCAGAAGGCTCACCATTTTCTGGATGCAGCTAAACTCATGTTTAAG ATAGCAGATGAGGAGGCCAAGAAAAGGACTCGCCCGCTGCGGGTGAAGAAGCTGTATGTGCTGGCTGCTCGGCTGGTAGAAAACCATCAAGAGCAGAAGAAGACGTTGCAACAGAGTAAAGCAAAGGGCAAGAAGTCAGAG GCAACATTTGCACTCGCCGGACTCCTCGAGGAAGACACCACGCCTTCGGACAATCGCGTTCTCGACAACGCGTGGCGAGGAGCGGAGGCGTATCACTTTTTCTTGCTCGCTCAAAGGCAGCTGTATGAAGGCTACACGGAGAATGCCATGCACACAG CCCTTCATCTCCGCGAATATGAGGACATCATCCCTGCGGTGGAGATCTACTCCCTCCTCGCCATCTGCTCATCGGCCAGCCGGGCCTTCGGGACGTGCTCGCAGGCCTTCATCAAGCTGGAGGCCTTGGAGAGCGTGGACCCGGAGCAGCGGCTGCTCTATGAGGACTTGGCCTTGGAGATCTTCACCAAGCACGTGCCAAAAGACAGCCGCAGGCTGGAGCTCGACGTGGAAGG gacgtcagaaaagttacccacCTGCATAGTGAGCGGTCTTCCTATTCAGGACCGGCAGTTGTGGATGTGCAGTGTGTGCAAGCACTGTGCTCAAAGCAACGAGATCAGTAAATATAACTTCTGCCCGCTTTGTCACTCGAGTGTGGGCTGA
- the LOC125980513 gene encoding potassium voltage-gated channel subfamily S member 3-like — protein MVYGQILHKCAPNDCFIVVNVGGFRQRLEHDVLQRFPHTRLARLLCCSSPEAILELCDDFVPTEMEYYFDRNPIFFCYVLNFYLTGKMHLVDGLCVLSFRQEIEYWGIKDGHLDSCCCEKFQELLDQTEDLRWDEESVDLHSTGSCDEVISEVDLFDGTWCADVRRNVWLRLENPTYSASAKAIAVASLTVVLVSIVAMCVHSIPDFRQVDQNDREVEHPGLAFFENLCVLFFSAEFLLRLAVAPSARKFLRSPLNVIDLLSITPFYVTLAWDLGPVAEDDNSELENVGKVMQILKLMRLFRILKLARHSAGLRSLGATLRHSGREVGLLGLFLFVGISTFSALMYSVEKEAEESELQTIPIGWWWATISMTTVGYGDTVPVTLAGKLIGTLCILSGLLIVALPITNIFNKFLTFYQKQEDRQLLKSTSSD, from the coding sequence ATGGTGTACGGACAGATCCTTCACAAATGCGCCCCCAATGATTGCTTCATCGTGGTCAACGTCGGAGGTTTCCGGCAGAGGCTGGAGCATGATGTTCTCCAACGTTTCCCTCACACCCGCCTAGCACGTCTCCTCTGCTGTAGCTCCCCAGAAGCCATCCTGGAGCTCTGCGATGACTTTGTTCCCACAGAAATGGAGTATTATTTTGACCGCAATCCAATTTTTTTCTGTTATGTCCTTAATTTTTACCTGACGGGCAAAATGCACCTGGTAGACGGTTTGTGCGTGCTGTCCTTCCGCCAAGAGATCGAGTATTGGGGCATCAAGGATGGCCATCTGGACTCGTGCTGTTGCGAAAAATTCCAAGAACTTCTGGATCAGACTGAGGATCTGCGCTGGGATGAGGAGAGCGTTGACCTTCACAGCACCGGCTCATGCGATGAAGTGATTTCTGAAGTTGATTTGTTTGACGGCACCTGGTGCGCGGACGTCCGTCGCAACGTTTGGCTCCGACTCGAGAATCCAACGTACTCGGCCTCGGCCAAAGCGATTGCCgtcgcatctttgactgtggttCTGGTCTCCATAGTGGCCATGTGTGTCCACAGCATTCCAGACTTCCGTCAGGTGGACCAAAACGATAGAGAGGTTGAACATCCGGGCCTGGCCTTCTTCGAGAACCTTTGCGTCCTCTTCTTTTCCGCAGAGTTTCTCCTCCGTCTGGCGGTGGCACCATCGGCCAGGAAGTTCTTGCGCAGCCCTCTCAACGTTATCGACTTGCTGTCCATCACGCCTTTCTACGTGACCTTGGCTTGGGATTTAGGCCCGGTGGCCGAAGATGACAACTCGGAGTTGGAGAACGTGGGCAAAGTGATGCAGATCTTGAAACTCATGCGACTGTTCCGCATCCTCAAACTGGCCCGCCACTCGGCCGGCCTGCGCTCTCTCGGCGCCACGCTGCGACACAGCGGCCGTGAGGTGGGACTCCTGGGGCTTTTCTTGTTTGTAGGAATCTCCACCTTCTCCGCCCTCATGTACTCTGTGGAGAAGGAGGCTGAGGAGTCGGAGCTGCAGACTATCCCCATTGGCTGGTGGTGGGCCACCATTAGCATGACAACGGTGGGCTACGGGGACACTGTTCCTGTTACTCTCGCAGGGAAGCTCATAGGAACTCTGTGCATTCTCTCTGGGTTGCTTATTGTGGCTTTGCCCATCACCAACATCTTCAATAAGTTCTTGACCTTCTACCAGAAGCAAGAAGACAGACAGCTTTTGAAATCAACAAGCAGCGATTGA